In the genome of Mugil cephalus isolate CIBA_MC_2020 chromosome 21, CIBA_Mcephalus_1.1, whole genome shotgun sequence, one region contains:
- the tmem121ab gene encoding transmembrane protein 121Ab, whose amino-acid sequence MVLPPPDKRHVCLTTIVIMTSMAFMDAYLVEQNQGPRKIGVCIIVLVGDVCFLIVLRYVAVWVGAEVRTARRGYAMILWFLYIFVLEIKLYFVFQNCKADRKSLETVARKALTLLLSVCVPGLYLVLVALDSMEYVRTFRKKEDMRSRLFWVALDLLDLLDIQANLWEPQRTGLPIWAEGLMFFYCYILLLILPCVSLSEISMQGEHMSPQKMMLYPVLSLVTINVVTILIRGVNMVLFQDSRVSTIFVGKNVVAIATKASTFLEYRRQVKEFPHPQNAMALELQQNSVSHTQPLPNATSLPHEPSPAQDVIDT is encoded by the coding sequence ATGGTGTTGCCGCCTCCAGACAAACGCCACGTGTGCCTGACCACCATCGTCATTATGACCAGCATGGCCTTCATGGACGCCTACCTGGTGGAGCAGAACCAGGGCCCCAGAAAGATCGGTGTGTGTATCATAGTGCTGGTGGGGGATGTATGCTTCCTCATAGTGCTGCGGTACGTGGCAGTGTGGGTCGGGGCTGAGGTGCGCACCGCCCGGCGAGGATACGCCATGATCCTTTGGTTTCTGTACATCTTTGTACTGGAGATTAAACTCTACTTTGTTTTCCAGAATTGCAAGGCCGACAGAAAGAGTCTGGAGACGGTGGCACGTAAAGCTTTGACGTTActattatctgtgtgtgtgccaggtCTGTACTTGGTTCTAGTGGCTCTGGATAGTATGGAGTATGTGAGAACTTTCCGGAAGAAGGAGGACATGAGGAGTCGTCTGTTCTGGGTGGCTCTGGACCTGCTGGACCTGTTGGATATCCAAGCCAACCTGTGGGAGCCCCAGCGGACAGGCCTGCCCATTTGGGCCGAGGGCCTGATGTTCTTCTACTGCTACATCCTGCTGCTTATCCTGCCTTGTGTGTCGCTAAGTGAAATCAGCATGCAAGGGGAACACATGTCGCCCCAGAAGATGATGCTGTACCCAGTCCTAAGCCTGGTCACCATAAATGTCGTCACGATCCTCATACGTGGTGTGAACATGGTGTTGTTTCAGGACAGTCGCGTTTCGACCATCTTCGTTGGCAAGAACGTGGTGGCCATCGCCACCAAGGCGTCCACCTTCCTGGAGTACCGCAGACAGGTGAAGGAGTTTCCCCACCCGCAGAACGCCATGGCGCTCGAGCTGCAGCAGAACTCGGTCAGCCACACGCAGCCGCTGCCCAACGCTACCAGTTTGCCACACGAACCTTCGCCAGCGCAGGACGTCATCGACACATGA